In a single window of the Aminomonas paucivorans DSM 12260 genome:
- a CDS encoding ABC transporter permease codes for MGFRLEPRLEVPRWVNLAVPAGALVLALLAGGVLFALLGVNPLQAYGEMFKGALGSAYGASEVVVKAIPLTLTGLAGALCYRMLLWNIGMEGQLHLGALATVAVVRYCFVDSSLAMFVLMTLAAAIAGGLWAALAGFLKARFHVNEIITTLMLNYIGILLVDYFIYGAWKDPTSLGFPMTAAFPDAARLFHLGDTRIHLGLLLALGVAAAFRVVLRWTRWGYEIRVIGENPKAASYGGIPLLRNVVLVMFVSGAVAGLAGMGEVAGLQGRLARGFSTGYGYTGIIVAWLARLNPLAVPLVAFFLGILLVGGDTLQIVMGLPLASTQVLQGLILFFLLAGETFCRYRVRPVRRRGEE; via the coding sequence ATGGGTTTCCGTCTGGAGCCGAGGCTGGAGGTGCCCCGGTGGGTGAACCTGGCGGTGCCCGCAGGAGCCCTGGTGCTGGCGCTTCTTGCGGGGGGGGTGCTCTTCGCCCTCCTGGGGGTGAACCCCCTCCAGGCCTACGGGGAGATGTTCAAGGGGGCCCTGGGAAGCGCCTACGGGGCCAGCGAGGTGGTGGTGAAGGCCATCCCCCTCACCCTCACGGGGCTGGCGGGGGCTCTGTGCTACCGGATGCTCCTGTGGAACATCGGCATGGAGGGGCAGCTCCACCTGGGGGCCCTGGCCACGGTGGCGGTGGTGCGCTACTGCTTCGTGGACAGCTCCCTGGCCATGTTCGTCCTCATGACCCTGGCTGCGGCGATCGCCGGGGGGCTGTGGGCGGCCCTGGCGGGCTTCCTCAAGGCCCGCTTCCACGTCAACGAGATCATCACCACCCTCATGCTGAACTACATCGGCATCCTCCTGGTGGACTACTTCATCTACGGGGCCTGGAAGGACCCCACCAGCCTGGGCTTCCCCATGACCGCCGCGTTCCCCGACGCGGCCCGGCTGTTCCACCTGGGGGACACCCGGATCCACCTGGGGCTGCTCCTGGCCCTGGGGGTGGCGGCGGCCTTCCGGGTGGTGCTCCGTTGGACCCGGTGGGGCTACGAGATCCGGGTCATCGGGGAGAACCCCAAGGCGGCGTCCTACGGGGGCATCCCCCTGCTGCGCAACGTGGTGCTGGTGATGTTCGTCTCCGGGGCCGTGGCAGGCCTGGCGGGGATGGGGGAGGTGGCGGGGCTCCAGGGACGGTTGGCCCGGGGCTTCTCCACGGGCTACGGCTACACGGGGATCATCGTGGCCTGGCTGGCCCGGCTGAACCCCCTGGCGGTCCCCCTGGTGGCCTTCTTCCTGGGGATCCTCCTGGTGGGGGGGGACACCCTGCAGATCGTCATGGGCCTTCCCCTGGCCAGCACCCAGGTGCTCCAGGGGCTGATCCTGTTCTTCCTCCTGGCGGGGGAGACCTTCTGCCGCTACCGGGTGCGCCCGGTGCGGCGGCGCGGGGAGGAGTGA
- a CDS encoding ABC transporter permease codes for MEILVPILAAAVRSGTPVLYATLGEILTERAGIMNLGLEGVMLVGAYAGFSVTKSTGNPWLGLLAAALAGALLVTVHAFACIHLGANQVVSGLALTLCGTGLSSLLGRASIGETIRGLGPLPLPGLSQIPFLGPVFFRHDPLVYVSYLLTAFLCWFLFSTRSGLNLRAVGENPRAADAMGLPVARIRYLYTLLGGALAGLGGAYLSVVYTQMWVEGMTAGRGWIALALVIFGIWHPLRAALGSYLFGGVEALQLRIQAAGSSVPAPLLLMLPYLLTILVLLFISLRKGKGILLGAPAALGVPYRREERE; via the coding sequence ATGGAGATCCTCGTTCCCATCCTGGCGGCGGCGGTGCGCAGCGGCACCCCGGTGCTCTACGCCACCCTGGGGGAGATCCTCACCGAGCGGGCGGGCATCATGAACCTGGGGCTGGAGGGGGTCATGCTGGTGGGGGCCTACGCGGGCTTCTCCGTCACCAAGAGCACCGGGAACCCCTGGCTGGGGCTTCTGGCGGCGGCCCTGGCGGGGGCCCTGCTGGTGACGGTGCACGCCTTCGCCTGCATCCACCTGGGGGCCAACCAGGTGGTGAGCGGCCTGGCCCTCACCCTCTGCGGTACCGGCCTGAGTTCCCTCCTGGGGCGCGCCTCCATCGGGGAGACCATCCGGGGCCTGGGGCCCCTGCCCCTTCCGGGGCTGTCCCAGATTCCCTTCCTCGGCCCCGTGTTCTTCCGCCACGACCCCCTGGTGTACGTCTCGTACCTCCTCACGGCCTTCCTGTGCTGGTTCCTCTTCTCCACCCGCAGCGGCCTGAACCTGCGGGCGGTGGGGGAGAACCCCCGGGCCGCCGACGCCATGGGGCTCCCGGTGGCCCGGATCCGGTACCTCTACACCCTGCTGGGGGGAGCCCTGGCGGGTCTGGGGGGGGCGTACCTGTCGGTGGTGTACACCCAGATGTGGGTGGAGGGCATGACCGCGGGGCGGGGCTGGATCGCCCTGGCCCTGGTGATCTTCGGCATCTGGCATCCCCTGCGGGCCGCCCTGGGGTCCTACCTCTTCGGGGGGGTGGAGGCCCTGCAGCTCCGCATCCAGGCGGCGGGAAGCAGCGTTCCCGCGCCCCTTCTGCTCATGCTCCCCTACCTGCTCACCATCCTGGTGCTCCTGTTCATCTCCCTCCGCAAGGGCAAGGGGATCCTCCTGGGAGCCCCCGCCGCCCTGGGGGTGCCCTACAGGAGGGAAGAGCGGGAGTAA
- a CDS encoding proline racemase family protein yields the protein MELRRFVHAVDSHTGGEPTRIILAGGPVLRGKTMMERWKEFREEQEAFRCFISREPRGHGDMVCAFLTPPCREEAHVGVLFVDTAGYLTMCGHGSIGVARALLDLGMVPAVEPVTEVVLDTPAGLVRLAVEVSGGVTGDVTLSNVPSFVAARDCSVVLPSTGQRVVFDIAFGGNFFAILPGEQLGFQVQAEECGRMTSLALELRDVINREVPVRHPLEPDIDRVELVEFYKEIPQEGLTRNCVVFAEGSVDRSPCGTGTSAKLALLAAEGKLRPGEVFVHQSVTGSLFRGGFEPGPQVGPYETVLPWVRGRPSVTGFNLLVEQAGDELGGGFLLGRR from the coding sequence ATGGAGCTGCGTCGTTTCGTCCATGCGGTGGACAGCCACACGGGAGGGGAACCCACCCGGATCATCCTGGCGGGGGGGCCGGTGCTTCGCGGGAAGACCATGATGGAGCGGTGGAAGGAGTTCCGGGAGGAACAGGAGGCCTTTCGCTGCTTCATCTCCCGGGAGCCCCGGGGGCACGGGGACATGGTCTGCGCCTTCCTCACCCCTCCCTGCCGGGAGGAGGCCCACGTGGGGGTGCTCTTCGTGGACACGGCGGGGTACCTCACCATGTGCGGCCACGGCTCCATCGGCGTGGCCCGGGCCCTGCTGGACCTGGGGATGGTGCCCGCGGTGGAACCGGTGACGGAGGTGGTGCTGGACACCCCTGCGGGGCTGGTGCGCCTGGCCGTGGAGGTGTCCGGGGGCGTCACCGGGGACGTGACCCTGTCCAACGTGCCCTCCTTCGTGGCCGCCCGGGACTGCTCCGTCGTGCTGCCCTCCACGGGGCAACGGGTGGTCTTCGACATCGCCTTCGGGGGCAACTTCTTTGCCATCCTCCCGGGGGAGCAGCTGGGGTTCCAGGTCCAGGCGGAGGAGTGCGGCCGCATGACCTCCCTGGCCCTGGAGCTTCGGGACGTCATCAATCGGGAGGTCCCGGTGCGCCACCCCCTGGAGCCGGACATCGACCGAGTGGAACTGGTGGAGTTCTACAAGGAGATCCCCCAGGAGGGGCTCACCCGCAACTGCGTGGTCTTCGCCGAGGGTTCCGTGGACCGGTCTCCCTGCGGCACCGGAACCAGCGCCAAGCTGGCCCTGCTGGCGGCGGAGGGGAAGCTGCGTCCCGGAGAGGTGTTCGTGCACCAGAGCGTCACGGGCAGCCTGTTCCGGGGAGGCTTCGAGCCGGGACCCCAGGTGGGGCCCTATGAAACGGTGCTGCCCTGGGTCCGGGGACGGCCCTCCGTGACGGGCTTCAACCTCCTGGTGGAACAGGCGGGGGACGAACTGGGCGGGGGGTTCCTGCTGGGACGCCGCTGA
- a CDS encoding patatin-like phospholipase family protein: MASMSRRFVVLSLVLSLLLALAGGARADVGGIPLVDLKPGVVLVLSGGGTRGISHIGVLKVLEELKVPISAIVGTSMGSIIGGLYACGYSAQELHRLVVESNFLDLLSDRAHRERVDTGDNRPPGGVVSLFQVHFDKDHDRIGPMGGMAAVGLFNYLNQITATRASGPSFNDLPIPFAAVATDLQTGEAVVLRRGNLASALRASMSIPGLFDPWTMEGKLLVDGGLVANLPVSIARELFPGHPILAVNLSPDDITKDRKSFRSITDVISQTLNIMTAQGIREEARRADLLIAPNLEGFGILDSSGYDRIVEAGETAARGMSPQICALTDSCSLAAVPPTPSASPEPRRIPPVTALRIEGLPDSMARDIRHQYQHWVGHPLDMDAVNLAADRLSRREDFVSASGYVEDQGDGVAVVLSFQRRPAMEVGLDGYVTNLHTDRWVNLSAIRRDLVREGDVMDFQYRFGDQWGAELRYFTPYRGNSQWGFSLTAREENYEPSNAPADEWERYGFRGVYYVENGNTRTGFGVLAEHLRIDGRDEDSVGPYLHLAHNALDNVLYPTRGYSVTADVWSPKLETVLSRTEFQAYLPWQEDWRVVLRGGVETGDNSNPAHRAYLGDQEELYSLADHPLQGEQAVWAQLGVGHTLMKTWWGRINAEVFGTWGAVYEDWSRTAEGWETGVSFSIPGQFFNGRLLVVYDQSGEFTFGFSLGDPVWWNSPMP, encoded by the coding sequence ATGGCATCCATGTCGAGACGTTTCGTCGTCCTTTCCCTGGTCCTCTCGCTTCTGCTCGCCCTCGCGGGGGGGGCGCGGGCGGACGTGGGGGGAATCCCTCTGGTGGATCTGAAGCCCGGGGTGGTGCTGGTCCTCTCCGGAGGGGGCACCCGGGGGATCTCCCACATCGGGGTCCTGAAGGTCCTGGAGGAGCTGAAGGTCCCCATCTCCGCCATCGTGGGCACCAGCATGGGGTCCATCATCGGGGGGCTCTACGCCTGCGGCTACAGCGCCCAGGAACTCCACCGCCTGGTGGTGGAGTCCAACTTCCTGGACCTCCTCTCCGACCGGGCCCACCGGGAGCGGGTGGACACGGGGGATAACCGGCCCCCCGGGGGAGTGGTCTCCCTCTTCCAGGTCCACTTCGACAAGGACCACGACCGCATCGGCCCCATGGGGGGCATGGCGGCGGTGGGGCTGTTCAACTACCTGAACCAGATCACCGCCACCCGGGCCAGCGGCCCCAGCTTCAACGACCTGCCCATCCCCTTTGCGGCGGTGGCCACGGACCTGCAGACGGGGGAGGCGGTGGTGCTGCGCCGGGGCAACCTGGCCTCCGCCCTGCGGGCCTCCATGTCCATCCCCGGGCTCTTCGACCCCTGGACCATGGAGGGGAAGCTGCTGGTGGACGGGGGGCTGGTGGCGAACCTCCCCGTGTCCATCGCCCGGGAACTCTTTCCGGGGCACCCCATCCTGGCGGTGAACCTCTCCCCCGACGACATCACCAAGGACCGGAAGAGCTTCCGGTCCATCACCGACGTGATCTCCCAGACCCTGAACATCATGACCGCCCAGGGCATCCGGGAGGAGGCCCGCCGGGCGGACCTCCTCATCGCCCCGAACCTGGAGGGTTTCGGCATCCTGGACTCCTCGGGGTACGACCGCATCGTGGAGGCGGGGGAGACCGCCGCCCGGGGGATGTCCCCCCAGATCTGCGCCCTGACGGACTCCTGCTCCCTGGCCGCGGTGCCCCCGACCCCGTCGGCCTCTCCCGAACCACGGCGCATCCCCCCGGTGACGGCCCTGCGCATCGAGGGACTGCCCGACTCCATGGCCCGGGACATCCGGCACCAGTACCAGCACTGGGTGGGGCATCCCCTGGACATGGACGCGGTGAACCTCGCCGCGGACCGGCTGAGCCGCCGGGAGGACTTCGTCTCTGCCAGCGGCTACGTGGAGGACCAGGGCGACGGGGTGGCGGTGGTGCTCTCCTTCCAGCGCCGGCCCGCCATGGAGGTGGGGCTGGACGGCTACGTCACCAACCTGCACACCGACCGCTGGGTGAACCTCTCCGCCATCCGTCGGGACCTGGTGCGGGAGGGGGACGTGATGGACTTCCAGTACCGCTTCGGGGACCAGTGGGGGGCGGAGCTGCGCTACTTCACCCCCTACCGGGGCAACAGCCAGTGGGGCTTCTCCCTCACCGCCCGGGAGGAGAACTACGAACCCTCCAACGCCCCGGCGGACGAGTGGGAGCGCTACGGCTTCCGGGGGGTCTACTACGTGGAGAACGGCAACACCCGCACGGGCTTCGGGGTGCTGGCGGAACACCTGCGCATCGACGGGCGGGACGAGGACTCCGTGGGGCCCTACCTGCACCTGGCCCACAACGCCCTGGACAACGTGCTGTATCCCACCCGGGGCTACTCTGTCACCGCCGACGTGTGGTCCCCCAAGCTGGAGACGGTGCTCTCCCGCACGGAGTTCCAGGCCTACCTTCCCTGGCAGGAGGACTGGCGGGTGGTCCTGCGGGGCGGCGTGGAGACCGGGGACAACAGCAACCCCGCCCACCGGGCCTACCTGGGGGATCAGGAGGAGCTGTACAGCCTGGCGGATCACCCCCTCCAGGGGGAGCAGGCCGTCTGGGCCCAGCTGGGGGTGGGGCATACCCTCATGAAGACCTGGTGGGGACGGATCAACGCGGAGGTCTTCGGTACCTGGGGGGCGGTCTACGAGGACTGGTCCCGCACCGCCGAAGGATGGGAGACGGGGGTCTCCTTCTCCATCCCCGGCCAGTTCTTCAACGGACGACTCCTGGTGGTGTATGACCAGAGCGGGGAGTTTACCTTCGGCTTCTCCTTGGGGGATCCGGTGTGGTGGAACAGCCCCATGCCTTAG
- the panF gene encoding sodium/pantothenate symporter, whose protein sequence is MSGLNWGVLLPILAYLGILYLVAARSNRLMTRSSSFLEEYFLGSRGMGAFVLGLTLVATYASGSSFLGGPGVAYKMGLGWVLLAMIQVPTALLTLGVLGKRFAILARRIGAVTLNDFLRARYESPWVVVLGAVAALVFFSAAMTAQFVAGGRLLQSVTGLPYGGALALFAGTVVLYTTVGGFRAVVLTDAVQGVVMLLGTLLLLGATVAAGGGIGHITATLRSIDPALLTPFGPGGFVSRPYILSFWVLVGFGVVGLPFSAVRCMGYRDSRSLHRGILLSTGVLAALMLGMHLAGVFGRAVLPDLTEVDRIIPELSLHLLPPVLAGLFLAGPLAAIMSTVDSQLILASAAVVKDLYLNYVSPGAEATPEGKARVKRLSLGCTALLGILPFLVAYDPPTIIVWINLFAFGGLEAAFLLPTVLGLYWKRANAPGALASMAVGMVSFVAIQQVTKRVLDMHVIVPSLALAAAAFVAVSLVTAPPKERVLHLFWGDRPLP, encoded by the coding sequence ATGAGCGGCCTGAACTGGGGGGTGCTGCTCCCCATTCTGGCCTACCTGGGGATCCTGTACCTGGTGGCGGCCCGCTCGAACCGCCTGATGACCCGCTCCTCCTCCTTCCTGGAGGAGTACTTCCTGGGCAGCCGGGGCATGGGGGCCTTCGTCCTGGGCCTCACCCTGGTGGCCACCTACGCCAGCGGCAGCAGCTTCCTGGGGGGACCCGGGGTGGCCTACAAGATGGGCCTGGGCTGGGTGCTTCTGGCCATGATCCAGGTGCCCACGGCCCTGCTCACCCTGGGGGTGCTGGGCAAGCGGTTCGCCATCCTGGCGAGGCGCATCGGCGCGGTGACCCTGAACGACTTCCTTCGGGCCCGGTACGAGAGCCCCTGGGTGGTGGTCCTGGGGGCGGTGGCGGCGCTGGTGTTCTTCTCCGCCGCCATGACCGCCCAGTTCGTGGCGGGGGGACGCCTCCTCCAGTCCGTCACGGGGCTGCCCTACGGGGGGGCGCTGGCCCTGTTCGCCGGGACGGTGGTGCTCTACACCACCGTGGGGGGCTTCCGGGCGGTGGTGCTCACCGACGCGGTGCAGGGGGTGGTGATGCTGCTGGGGACCCTGCTGCTGCTGGGAGCCACGGTGGCGGCGGGGGGCGGGATCGGGCACATCACCGCCACCCTGCGGTCCATCGACCCGGCCCTGCTCACCCCCTTCGGCCCGGGGGGCTTCGTGTCCCGGCCCTACATCCTCTCCTTCTGGGTCCTGGTGGGCTTCGGGGTAGTGGGCCTCCCCTTCTCGGCGGTGCGCTGCATGGGCTACCGGGACAGCCGATCCCTCCACCGGGGGATCCTTCTGAGCACCGGGGTCCTGGCGGCCCTCATGTTGGGGATGCACCTGGCGGGGGTCTTCGGCCGGGCGGTCCTGCCGGACCTGACGGAGGTGGACCGGATCATCCCGGAACTCTCCCTGCACCTTCTGCCCCCGGTCCTGGCGGGGCTCTTCCTGGCGGGCCCCCTGGCGGCCATCATGTCCACGGTGGACTCCCAGCTCATCCTGGCCTCCGCGGCGGTGGTGAAGGACCTGTACCTGAACTACGTCTCCCCGGGGGCGGAGGCCACCCCGGAGGGGAAGGCCCGGGTGAAGCGCCTCTCCCTGGGCTGCACCGCCCTCCTGGGAATCCTCCCCTTCCTGGTGGCCTACGACCCGCCCACCATCATCGTGTGGATCAACCTGTTCGCCTTCGGGGGGCTGGAGGCGGCCTTCCTGCTGCCCACGGTGCTGGGGCTCTACTGGAAGCGGGCCAACGCCCCGGGCGCCCTGGCCTCCATGGCCGTGGGGATGGTCTCCTTCGTGGCGATCCAGCAGGTGACCAAGCGCGTCCTGGACATGCACGTCATCGTCCCCTCCCTGGCCCTGGCAGCGGCGGCCTTCGTGGCGGTGAGCCTCGTCACGGCGCCTCCCAAGGAGCGGGTGCTGCACCTCTTCTGGGGGGACCGTCCCCTCCCCTGA
- a CDS encoding YhdT family protein: MNPHLLVEDRRFRQADREALWSVALTAGYFLWWFGFAYGLGSGPDAGTRLLWGLPVWFTASCVLGGPVFLIAVAWVVRRVFVDLPLDPWEETSR, translated from the coding sequence GTGAACCCTCATCTTCTGGTGGAGGACCGCCGTTTCCGTCAGGCGGATCGGGAGGCCCTCTGGAGCGTGGCCCTCACGGCGGGCTATTTCCTCTGGTGGTTCGGCTTCGCCTACGGCCTGGGAAGCGGCCCCGACGCGGGAACCCGGCTCCTCTGGGGCCTGCCCGTCTGGTTCACCGCAAGCTGCGTCCTGGGGGGGCCGGTGTTCCTGATCGCCGTGGCCTGGGTGGTCCGTCGGGTCTTCGTGGACCTGCCCCTGGACCCCTGGGAGGAGACCTCCCGATGA
- a CDS encoding ketopantoate reductase family protein, with amino-acid sequence MKTLVAGLGALGGRLAAAFLLRGLPLRGFQRPGTTLENLRNRGLRYRDGEGTLRTFALEVREDPEALGADPADLVLLTVKATQTRGAAESIARFLKEDGLVLSLQNGLGNGEVLGEILGPRRVALGTCTYGAHRDAEGTVLWGGEGQIRFGPLREGRDLREVEETLQAAGLDARVAPDLPRTLWEKVLLNASVNPVSALLGCPNEALLEHPASLRLMRNLLREGLAAARAEGIPLEEEPLWERILSVLRATASNRTSMLQDREAGKRTETDALGGALLERGQRHGLDLPATEALHLLLSALDGRQERKD; translated from the coding sequence GTGAAGACCCTGGTGGCGGGTCTGGGGGCCCTGGGGGGACGCCTGGCGGCGGCCTTCCTGCTCCGGGGACTGCCCCTTCGGGGCTTCCAGCGCCCCGGGACCACCCTGGAGAACCTTCGGAACCGGGGGCTTCGCTACCGGGACGGGGAGGGCACCCTTCGGACCTTCGCCCTGGAGGTCCGGGAGGACCCCGAAGCTCTAGGGGCGGACCCGGCGGACCTGGTCCTCCTGACGGTCAAGGCGACCCAGACCCGGGGGGCGGCGGAATCCATCGCCCGCTTCCTGAAGGAGGACGGGCTGGTCCTGTCCCTGCAGAACGGCCTGGGCAACGGGGAGGTCCTGGGGGAGATCCTGGGACCCCGCCGGGTGGCCCTGGGGACCTGCACCTACGGGGCGCACAGGGACGCGGAGGGGACGGTCCTCTGGGGCGGAGAGGGACAGATCCGCTTCGGCCCCCTCCGGGAAGGGCGAGACCTGAGGGAGGTGGAGGAAACCCTCCAGGCCGCGGGACTCGATGCCCGGGTGGCACCGGACCTGCCCCGGACCCTTTGGGAGAAGGTCCTGCTCAACGCCTCGGTGAACCCCGTATCCGCCCTGCTGGGCTGCCCCAACGAGGCGCTTCTGGAGCACCCCGCAAGCCTCCGGCTGATGAGGAACCTGCTTCGGGAGGGCCTTGCGGCGGCAAGGGCGGAGGGAATCCCCCTGGAGGAGGAACCCCTCTGGGAGCGGATCCTTTCGGTGCTCCGGGCCACCGCCTCCAACCGGACCTCCATGCTCCAGGACCGGGAGGCGGGAAAACGCACCGAGACGGACGCCCTGGGCGGGGCCCTGCTGGAACGGGGGCAACGCCACGGACTGGATCTCCCCGCCACGGAGGCCCTCCACCTGCTTCTCTCGGCCCTGGACGGCCGGCAAGAAAGGAAGGATTGA
- the panB gene encoding 3-methyl-2-oxobutanoate hydroxymethyltransferase, whose product MKDRMTLPRLREMKVRGDRIVMHTAYNAWQMALVEGAGADVVLVGDSVGMVEHGLDSTVPVTLEMMLLHCAAVTRRRTRALVVGDLPFLSYEVDDREAVRNAGRLVKEAGVDAVKLEGGTSREATIRTLVTAGIPVVGHVGLTPQTAVQLGGFRVQGKDAGRARQILEDAEAVQRAGACMVVLECVPSPLAELITRRLEIPTIGIGAGGGCDGQVLVFHDILGIFRDFTPKFVRRYAEGGTLLGEALQSYTREVRSGAFPGEEHGFSLDPEVLRELPS is encoded by the coding sequence ATGAAGGACCGGATGACCCTGCCCCGGCTTCGGGAGATGAAGGTCCGGGGGGATCGGATCGTGATGCACACCGCCTACAACGCCTGGCAGATGGCCCTGGTGGAGGGGGCGGGGGCGGACGTGGTGCTGGTGGGGGACTCCGTGGGGATGGTGGAACACGGCCTGGACTCCACGGTCCCCGTGACCCTGGAGATGATGCTCCTCCACTGCGCCGCCGTGACCCGTCGCCGGACCCGGGCCCTGGTGGTGGGGGATCTGCCCTTCCTCTCCTACGAGGTGGACGACCGGGAGGCGGTGCGCAACGCCGGGCGCCTGGTGAAGGAGGCGGGGGTGGACGCGGTGAAGCTGGAGGGCGGGACCTCCCGGGAGGCCACCATCCGGACCCTGGTGACCGCAGGCATCCCGGTGGTGGGGCACGTGGGACTGACCCCCCAGACGGCGGTGCAGCTCGGGGGGTTCCGGGTGCAGGGCAAGGACGCGGGGCGGGCCCGGCAGATCCTGGAGGACGCGGAGGCGGTGCAGCGGGCGGGGGCCTGCATGGTGGTGCTGGAGTGCGTCCCCTCCCCCCTGGCGGAGCTCATCACCCGGCGCCTGGAGATCCCCACCATCGGCATCGGGGCGGGGGGAGGCTGCGACGGGCAGGTTCTGGTGTTCCACGACATTCTGGGGATCTTCCGGGACTTCACCCCCAAGTTCGTCCGTCGCTACGCCGAGGGGGGAACCCTCCTGGGGGAGGCCCTGCAGAGCTACACCCGGGAGGTCCGCTCCGGCGCGTTCCCCGGGGAAGAACACGGCTTCTCCCTGGACCCGGAGGTCCTGAGGGAGCTGCCGTCGTGA
- the panC gene encoding pantoate--beta-alanine ligase has product MRKVSRIQEVRSFLREASGRSIGLVPTMGYLHEGHLSLLRRSRKENDVTAVSLFVNPTQFGPGEDLEAYPRDLERDLALLEREGADLVFAPRPEELYFPDASTWVEETRLASGLCGASRPGHFRGVCTVVLKLFQIVGPTRAYFGEKDYQQLQVIRRMTRDLNVPTEVVGCPLVREPDGLALSSRNTYLSPEERASALRLSRCIALAREAARGGQRDARSLRETARRHLEEDPRIRVDYLELVHPETLEPLETLDGEGRLILAAWVGKTRLLDNGTLCPEAGR; this is encoded by the coding sequence ATGCGGAAGGTCTCGCGAATCCAGGAGGTGCGCTCCTTCCTTCGGGAAGCCTCGGGGCGCTCCATCGGTCTGGTGCCCACCATGGGGTACCTCCACGAGGGACACCTGTCCCTCCTCCGGCGGAGCCGGAAGGAGAACGACGTCACGGCGGTATCCCTCTTTGTGAACCCCACTCAGTTCGGGCCGGGGGAGGACCTGGAGGCCTACCCCCGGGACCTGGAGCGGGACCTGGCCCTCCTGGAACGGGAAGGGGCGGACCTGGTCTTCGCCCCCCGACCGGAGGAACTCTACTTCCCCGACGCCTCCACCTGGGTGGAGGAGACCCGGCTTGCCTCGGGCCTCTGCGGCGCCTCCCGCCCCGGCCACTTCCGGGGGGTCTGTACGGTGGTGCTGAAACTGTTCCAGATCGTGGGCCCCACCCGGGCCTACTTCGGGGAGAAGGACTACCAGCAGCTCCAGGTGATCCGCCGCATGACCCGGGACCTGAACGTCCCCACCGAGGTGGTGGGGTGCCCCCTGGTCCGGGAGCCCGACGGCCTGGCCCTGAGCAGCCGCAACACCTACCTCTCCCCGGAGGAGCGGGCCTCCGCCCTCCGGCTTTCCCGGTGCATCGCCCTGGCCCGGGAGGCAGCCCGGGGTGGGCAGCGGGACGCCCGCTCCCTGAGGGAGACGGCGCGACGCCACCTGGAGGAGGACCCCCGCATCCGGGTGGATTACCTGGAGCTGGTACACCCGGAAACCCTGGAACCCCTGGAGACCCTGGACGGGGAAGGCCGCCTGATCCTGGCCGCCTGGGTGGGCAAGACCCGCCTTCTGGACAACGGGACCCTGTGCCCGGAGGCGGGACGATGA
- the panD gene encoding aspartate 1-decarboxylase, giving the protein MFVKMCRGKVHRATVTEANLHYVGSITLGKELLEASGILPGEAVQVLDVDNGNRLETYTIEGPRGTVCLNGPAARLVQPGDRVVVIAYGWMEEGEARGWRPRVALVDSENRVVEVLRGEEHGLCR; this is encoded by the coding sequence ATGTTTGTGAAGATGTGCAGGGGCAAGGTCCATCGGGCCACGGTGACGGAGGCGAACCTCCACTACGTGGGCAGCATCACCCTGGGGAAGGAACTGCTGGAGGCCTCGGGGATCCTCCCGGGGGAGGCGGTGCAGGTCCTGGACGTGGACAACGGCAACCGTCTGGAGACCTACACCATCGAGGGTCCCCGGGGGACGGTCTGCCTCAACGGCCCGGCGGCCCGGCTGGTGCAGCCCGGGGATCGGGTCGTGGTCATCGCCTACGGGTGGATGGAGGAGGGGGAAGCCCGAGGCTGGAGGCCCCGGGTCGCCCTGGTGGACTCGGAGAACCGGGTGGTGGAGGTCCTTCGGGGGGAGGAACACGGTCTCTGCCGGTGA